A section of the Myxococcus virescens genome encodes:
- a CDS encoding J domain-containing protein: MAEGEVRQYWVRNDRGTMWGPLTLPTIELLIESGSIQGRLQMSEDGLNFAFPWRFPEAREVVPRELWGPGAPPVSAAEQAAPGAPMGMAPGAPVMAGPGVRPAAGPGVAPSAGPGAPIAGPGVRPGVAPIAGPGVRPVAGPGAAPMAGPGAAPMAGPGARATVDPARRPVAPAQQARPPGAVPPPPVAGAARPPSTPPANPAPAPAPVAVPGVEGDDAAPEIPALGRLEQLSPIRLYGRIAAREQTGLLSLTLADRVVQIHFRKGNPEFVDSSHPEEALGPSLVAARLLTPEQLRQAEPTLERFGGDLLTALFGLGLLQPATAFAILAQRAGGILSRGLRAESGTFTFELKDLSSHKAMPLGHRWAVLSDTVRRIPSADLKRRLTPVLQLPIMKSGGVVAASELRLTPHEVRALTVIDGVRSVAQLLADFAQDADHLLRLAFLLKELDSVSFAGQARTAQDVGPRAPGAGGAQPSTGAAHAAAPNAAAQQRPAGAAPNVAGGPQPGGVAQTAGAASQRPVAGTPPAAGPGATRSAGVAPAAGPGAPAPIAGPGATAARPPVAGPGATAPRPAGTAPAAGPGATAPRPAPAAGPGATAPRPAGAAPAAGPGATAARPPVAGPGAQPRPPPSLSAQGAQRPAAPAAATPANAPGAEEIPALRQLTMAMKQQNHFQRLGLTEQTNSSAVKIAYFRLAKLYHPDTLPQGAPPELEKLKAEVFAYIGDAYRTLSDDSSRASYIEELKSGGSGDGVDINGILMAEELFQKSCILVKARKFPDAVQMLDEAIKLNPEEAEFYAWRGYARFFTAADKKAAQPEAFREIQNAIRRNERCAPAHYFLGVIAKLCGDGQGALKHFKRTVELQPDHIDAQREVRIASQKK; this comes from the coding sequence ATGGCGGAGGGTGAGGTCCGGCAGTACTGGGTCCGCAACGACAGGGGCACCATGTGGGGGCCCCTCACCCTGCCGACCATTGAACTGCTCATCGAAAGCGGCTCCATCCAAGGCCGGCTCCAGATGTCCGAGGACGGGCTCAACTTCGCCTTTCCCTGGCGCTTCCCGGAAGCGCGCGAGGTCGTTCCCCGCGAGCTGTGGGGCCCGGGCGCACCGCCCGTCTCCGCGGCGGAACAGGCCGCACCGGGAGCCCCCATGGGCATGGCCCCCGGAGCGCCCGTCATGGCGGGGCCAGGTGTCCGGCCCGCAGCAGGCCCCGGTGTCGCGCCGAGTGCGGGCCCCGGTGCGCCCATCGCGGGCCCCGGTGTCCGCCCTGGCGTGGCGCCCATCGCGGGTCCCGGTGTCCGGCCCGTGGCGGGCCCTGGCGCGGCCCCCATGGCGGGCCCTGGCGCGGCCCCCATGGCGGGTCCCGGTGCTCGGGCCACTGTGGACCCCGCGCGGCGTCCCGTGGCGCCCGCCCAGCAGGCCCGTCCTCCCGGAGCGGTGCCACCTCCGCCCGTGGCGGGAGCCGCGCGTCCGCCGAGCACTCCCCCCGCGAACCCGGCCCCGGCGCCCGCCCCCGTGGCGGTGCCCGGCGTGGAGGGCGATGACGCCGCACCGGAGATTCCGGCCCTCGGCCGGCTCGAGCAGCTCTCCCCCATCCGCCTCTATGGCCGCATCGCCGCGCGGGAGCAGACGGGGCTGCTGTCGCTGACGCTGGCGGACCGCGTCGTCCAGATTCACTTCCGCAAGGGCAACCCGGAGTTCGTCGACTCGTCCCATCCCGAGGAGGCGCTCGGGCCGTCACTGGTCGCGGCGCGGCTGCTCACGCCCGAGCAGCTTCGCCAGGCCGAGCCCACGCTGGAGCGGTTTGGCGGAGACCTGCTCACCGCGCTCTTCGGTCTGGGACTGCTCCAGCCAGCCACCGCCTTCGCCATCCTGGCGCAGCGCGCGGGCGGCATTCTCTCCAGGGGCCTGCGGGCTGAGAGCGGGACGTTCACCTTCGAGCTGAAGGACCTGTCCTCGCACAAGGCGATGCCGCTGGGTCACCGCTGGGCCGTGCTGAGCGACACGGTTCGCCGGATTCCCTCCGCGGACCTCAAGCGCCGGCTGACCCCGGTGCTCCAGCTTCCCATCATGAAGTCCGGTGGCGTCGTGGCCGCGAGCGAGCTGCGCCTCACGCCGCACGAGGTCCGCGCGCTCACGGTCATCGACGGCGTGCGCTCGGTCGCGCAGTTGCTGGCGGACTTCGCGCAGGACGCGGACCACCTGCTGCGGCTCGCGTTCCTGCTCAAGGAGCTGGACTCGGTGTCGTTCGCCGGACAGGCCAGGACGGCGCAGGATGTGGGCCCACGAGCGCCCGGTGCCGGAGGTGCCCAGCCCTCCACGGGTGCCGCACACGCCGCGGCTCCGAACGCCGCCGCGCAACAGCGCCCCGCTGGAGCCGCTCCGAACGTCGCGGGAGGTCCGCAGCCCGGCGGGGTGGCGCAAACCGCCGGCGCCGCGTCCCAACGCCCCGTGGCAGGCACGCCTCCCGCGGCAGGTCCCGGTGCCACGCGCTCCGCGGGCGTGGCCCCAGCCGCCGGCCCCGGAGCGCCCGCGCCCATCGCGGGCCCGGGTGCCACCGCCGCGCGCCCGCCCGTCGCCGGTCCCGGTGCCACCGCTCCACGCCCGGCAGGCACGGCCCCCGCGGCAGGCCCCGGTGCCACCGCCCCACGTCCGGCCCCCGCGGCAGGCCCCGGTGCCACCGCCCCACGTCCGGCAGGCGCGGCCCCAGCCGCAGGCCCCGGCGCCACCGCCGCGCGTCCCCCGGTCGCCGGGCCCGGCGCCCAGCCCCGTCCCCCGCCGTCACTGTCCGCGCAGGGCGCTCAGCGTCCAGCCGCGCCCGCCGCTGCGACGCCCGCGAATGCACCAGGGGCTGAAGAGATTCCCGCCCTGCGCCAGCTCACGATGGCGATGAAGCAGCAGAACCACTTCCAGCGGCTCGGGCTGACGGAGCAGACGAACTCCAGCGCGGTGAAGATCGCGTACTTCCGTCTGGCCAAGCTCTACCACCCGGACACGCTCCCGCAGGGGGCGCCGCCGGAGCTGGAGAAGCTGAAGGCGGAGGTCTTCGCGTATATCGGCGACGCCTACCGCACCCTCTCCGACGACAGCAGCCGCGCCAGCTACATCGAGGAGCTCAAGAGCGGCGGCAGCGGAGACGGGGTGGACATCAACGGCATCCTCATGGCGGAGGAGCTGTTCCAGAAGTCCTGCATCCTGGTGAAGGCGCGCAAGTTCCCGGACGCCGTGCAGATGCTGGACGAGGCCATCAAGCTGAACCCGGAGGAAGCGGAGTTCTACGCGTGGCGTGGCTACGCGCGCTTCTTCACGGCGGCGGACAAGAAGGCCGCCCAGCCCGAGGCCTTCCGGGAAATCCAGAACGCCATCCGACGCAACGAGCGCTGCGCCCCCGCGCACTACTTCCTGGGCGTCATCGCCAAGCTGTGTGGTGACGGCCAGGGCGCGCTCAAGCACTTCAAGCGCACCGTGGAGCTTCAACCGGACCACATCGACGCGCAGCGAGAAGTCCGCATCGCGTCGCAGAAGAAGTAG
- the yhbY gene encoding ribosome assembly RNA-binding protein YhbY gives MPLTGKQRRHLRALGHHLEPVVIVGQAGVTEGVIAAIEQALQDHELIKVKINEGPETRQEAAARIAEGTQAELAQLLGRTALVFKKRKKDSKFEKF, from the coding sequence GTGCCGCTCACTGGGAAGCAACGCCGCCACCTGCGCGCGCTAGGACACCACCTGGAGCCGGTGGTCATCGTCGGTCAGGCCGGCGTCACCGAGGGTGTCATCGCCGCCATCGAGCAGGCGCTGCAGGACCACGAGCTCATCAAGGTGAAGATCAACGAGGGCCCGGAGACGCGCCAGGAAGCCGCGGCGCGCATCGCCGAGGGCACCCAGGCGGAGCTCGCGCAGCTGCTGGGCCGCACCGCGCTCGTGTTCAAGAAGCGCAAGAAGGACTCCAAGTTCGAGAAGTTCTAG
- a CDS encoding neutral/alkaline non-lysosomal ceramidase N-terminal domain-containing protein: MASSRWVRWRSLFPLMLLTVGAAYSLASWNWCGSWAERAPVLVSQVHGEGPLRAGAAKVALSPPFPVVVAGYTPPRPEAEQADVPLHARAVVLEAGGTQVGLVSLDLLLVPDVLATRVRERARASGLEDVLVLATHTHSSLGGYDSRWVAQVSGTGRYREDVVDAITMAAGDALAQAAASLAPVSLEVGEAREQKFVISRSGGEKPDGVMTRAVFRGQKGPVAELLLYSAHPAMVPRRRAYVDPDYPGRLSALREEAGSGVTLLLQGAGGNATVAYSEGQGLERVSGFAHALAELAGDAPLSPVGETVRLSLARADAAMPRPDASRLVPALTRAAGDNLLCESAPRLAEVGALVLGPLKLVAVPGEPSVAAGMELLQRTGATGVLSLADGYVGYVETAANVQGRLGESRRQYFGPELLERLSVAAEFVAGAAGFTP, from the coding sequence ATGGCATCCTCACGATGGGTCCGCTGGCGTTCCCTGTTTCCCCTGATGTTGCTCACCGTGGGCGCTGCGTATTCGCTGGCGTCCTGGAACTGGTGTGGCAGCTGGGCCGAACGCGCGCCAGTCCTTGTGTCACAGGTTCATGGCGAAGGGCCGCTGCGCGCGGGCGCGGCGAAGGTGGCGCTTTCGCCGCCCTTCCCGGTGGTGGTGGCCGGCTATACGCCGCCACGGCCCGAGGCGGAGCAGGCTGACGTGCCGCTCCACGCGCGCGCGGTGGTGCTGGAGGCGGGAGGGACACAGGTGGGGCTGGTGTCGTTGGATCTGCTCCTCGTTCCGGACGTGCTGGCCACGCGGGTGCGTGAGCGCGCGCGGGCCTCGGGGCTGGAGGATGTGCTGGTCCTGGCCACGCACACGCATTCGTCATTGGGCGGGTATGACTCGCGGTGGGTGGCCCAGGTGTCCGGCACCGGGCGCTACCGGGAAGACGTGGTGGATGCCATCACCATGGCTGCCGGTGACGCACTGGCCCAGGCGGCCGCGTCGCTCGCCCCGGTGTCGCTGGAGGTCGGCGAGGCGCGGGAGCAGAAGTTCGTCATCTCCCGCAGCGGTGGCGAGAAGCCGGATGGCGTCATGACGCGCGCGGTGTTCCGAGGGCAGAAGGGCCCGGTGGCGGAGCTGCTGCTCTACTCCGCGCACCCGGCGATGGTGCCGCGTCGCCGCGCCTACGTCGACCCTGACTACCCCGGCCGGCTCAGCGCGCTGCGCGAGGAGGCGGGCAGCGGCGTGACGCTGTTGCTGCAGGGCGCGGGGGGCAATGCGACGGTGGCGTACTCGGAAGGGCAGGGGCTGGAGCGGGTGTCGGGCTTCGCGCATGCCCTGGCGGAGCTGGCCGGCGATGCGCCCTTGTCACCCGTGGGGGAGACCGTGCGGCTGTCCCTGGCGCGCGCTGATGCGGCCATGCCACGTCCGGACGCTTCGCGGCTGGTGCCGGCGCTGACGCGGGCGGCGGGGGACAACCTGCTGTGTGAATCCGCGCCGCGGCTGGCGGAGGTGGGCGCGCTGGTGCTGGGGCCGCTGAAGCTGGTGGCGGTGCCGGGCGAGCCCAGCGTGGCCGCGGGCATGGAGTTGCTGCAGAGGACCGGCGCCACGGGCGTGCTGAGCCTGGCGGATGGCTACGTGGGCTACGTGGAGACGGCGGCGAACGTGCAGGGGAGACTGGGGGAGTCCAGGCGCCAGTACTTCGGGCCCGAGCTGCTGGAGCGGCTGAGCGTGGCGGCGGAGTTCGTGGCCGGGGCGGCGGGCTTCACGCCTTGA
- the purF gene encoding amidophosphoribosyltransferase produces the protein MCGIFGIVGHAEASNLTYLGLHALQHRGQESAGIVASDGMGLRAHRQMGLVADIFDAPVLADLPGQAAIGHVRYSTAGGSALKNAQPLFVQYAGGQCAIAHNGNLVNATELKQQLEADGAIFQSDADTEVILHLLARSKQATFEQKLVEALRKVTGAYSLLVLTENKLVAVRDPHGIRPLVLGRMKEGAYVLASESTALDLIEAEIVREVEPGELLVIENGLLRTSKPFAEPPRQARCIFEHVYFARPDSTLFGSNVYEVRKEMGRQLAKEQPAPSADLVIAVPDSGVPAAIGFAQASGIPYDVGLIRSHYVGRTFIEPQQSIRHFGVKLKLSAVRQVLKGKRVVVVDDSIVRGTTSRKIVKMIKAAGAVEVHLRISSPPTKWPCYYGIDTPSRQELIAATHSLEEIATYVTADSLGYISQEGLGRAVGDPERGSFCTACFSGKYLIGDFGEQHAEPSKLTA, from the coding sequence ATGTGCGGCATCTTCGGAATCGTGGGGCACGCCGAGGCCTCCAACCTGACGTACCTGGGGCTGCACGCCCTCCAGCACCGCGGGCAGGAGTCCGCGGGCATTGTCGCCTCTGACGGGATGGGGCTGCGCGCTCACCGGCAGATGGGACTCGTCGCCGACATCTTCGATGCGCCGGTGCTCGCCGACCTGCCTGGGCAGGCGGCCATCGGCCACGTGCGCTACTCCACCGCTGGAGGCAGCGCCCTCAAGAACGCCCAGCCGCTCTTCGTGCAGTACGCGGGCGGGCAGTGCGCCATCGCGCACAACGGCAACCTGGTGAACGCGACCGAGCTGAAGCAGCAGCTCGAGGCCGACGGCGCCATCTTCCAGTCCGACGCGGACACGGAAGTCATCCTGCACCTGCTGGCGCGCTCCAAGCAGGCGACCTTCGAGCAGAAGCTCGTGGAGGCGCTGCGCAAGGTGACGGGCGCCTACAGCCTCCTGGTGCTCACGGAGAACAAGCTCGTCGCGGTGAGGGACCCGCACGGCATCCGGCCGCTGGTGCTGGGGCGGATGAAGGAAGGCGCCTACGTGCTGGCCAGCGAGTCGACCGCGCTGGACCTCATCGAGGCGGAAATCGTGCGCGAGGTGGAGCCGGGCGAGCTGCTCGTCATCGAGAACGGGCTGCTGCGCACCAGCAAGCCCTTCGCGGAGCCGCCGCGTCAGGCGCGCTGCATCTTCGAGCACGTGTACTTCGCCCGGCCGGACTCCACGCTGTTCGGCAGCAACGTGTACGAAGTGCGCAAGGAAATGGGCCGTCAGCTCGCGAAGGAGCAGCCGGCGCCCTCCGCGGACCTGGTCATCGCGGTGCCGGACTCGGGCGTGCCGGCGGCCATCGGCTTCGCGCAGGCCAGCGGCATCCCCTACGACGTGGGCCTCATCCGCAGCCACTACGTGGGCCGCACCTTCATCGAGCCGCAGCAGTCCATCCGCCACTTCGGCGTGAAGCTGAAGCTGTCCGCGGTGCGGCAGGTGCTCAAGGGCAAGCGCGTGGTGGTGGTGGACGACTCCATCGTCCGCGGCACCACGAGCCGCAAAATCGTGAAGATGATCAAGGCGGCGGGCGCGGTGGAGGTGCACCTGCGCATCTCCTCGCCGCCCACGAAGTGGCCTTGCTACTACGGCATCGACACGCCGAGCCGTCAGGAGCTCATCGCCGCGACGCACAGCCTGGAGGAGATTGCCACGTACGTGACCGCGGACTCGCTCGGCTACATCTCCCAGGAAGGCCTGGGCCGCGCGGTGGGCGACCCGGAGCGCGGCAGCTTCTGCACCGCCTGCTTCTCCGGCAAGTACCTCATCGGCGACTTCGGCGAGCAACACGCCGAGCCCAGCAAGCTCACCGCCTGA